Proteins encoded within one genomic window of Spodoptera frugiperda isolate SF20-4 chromosome 7, AGI-APGP_CSIRO_Sfru_2.0, whole genome shotgun sequence:
- the LOC118272176 gene encoding uncharacterized protein LOC118272176 yields MCESENMTKSDLTGSKDIFRVGVRVPPFWPEKPAIWFAQIEGQFAISNITADTTKFFYVVSHLDPRYASEVEDIIVSPPADDKYGRLKTELIKRLSESREKKVHQLLTHEELGDRKPSQFLRHLQHLAGPKVPDEFLRTIWSSRLPSNIQSIIASQSSSPLEVLADLADKIHDVVPKGQVAAASSQVSDVLTLTKQMTELVKQVEILTRKVNDLTRPGRSRSRSSSRHRSQSRSDVHPTCWYHYKFGKKATKCNQPCNFDSENPKSSQ; encoded by the coding sequence ATGTGCGAATCAGAGAACATGACAAAATCCGATTTAACGGGTTCGAAAGACATTTTCCGTGTAGGCGTGCGCGTTCCGCCATTTTGGCCTGAAAAACCCGCGATTTGGTTCGCGCAAATAGAAGGCCAATTCGCAATATCGAACATTACGGCGGACACAACAAAGTTTTTCTACGTCGTCAGCCACCTCGATCCAAGATATGCATCCGAGGTGGAGGATATCATAGTGAGCCCACCAGCGGACGATAAATACGGCCGACTCAAGACGGAGTTGATTAAGCGGCTCTCGGAATCCAGGGAGAAGAAAGTACACCAACTCCTCACCCATGAGGAATTAGGCGATCGGAAGCCATCGCAGTTCCTCAGGCACCTACAACACCTCGCCGGTCCTAAGGTACCCGACGAGTTTTTGCGGACAATTTGGTCCAGCCGGCTACCGAGCAACATCCAATCAATCATAGCATCCCAATCATCATCGCCTCTGGAAGTTCTCGCTGATCTCGCGGATAAGATCCACGACGTCGTGCCGAAGGGTCAGGTCGCGGCCGCATCGTCCCAAGTAAGTGATGTCCTCACCTTAACTAAACAGATGACAGAACTGGTGAAACAAGTAGAGATTCTAACACGAAAGGTCAATGACCTTACCCGTCCAGGACGATCGCGATCGCGTTCATCTTCCCGCCATCGATCTCAATCGAGATCCGACGTGCACCCTACGTGTTGGTACCACTACAAATTCGGTAAAAAGGCTACTAAGTGCAACCAGCCGTGTAACTTCGATTCGGAAAACCCCAAAAGCAGTCAGTAA